In Fibrobacter sp. UWT2, one DNA window encodes the following:
- a CDS encoding DUF262 domain-containing protein → MNEIISEGKYTPATIGKWLFEIPLYQRLFEWTENEIRQLLSDLYDSYSKAKVAKDFNRPYYIGMLTVYQGEKKQRLDLVDGQQRFTVMTLISVVQGWENFYWSHEDNNLRLTFFAREPDEEYVKFLCKKGAAPKDGYINAKMCHGIKCIEKFFSDLKCEDRLAFDKYIKENMTFFITPLPQRYTLADLNKYFEAMNSAGRALENYEILKVKLLKSIDSDKELYSRLWNIVADMDVPLVRKIKESKKTEAAAAFRNRYFEAMSCAKKIPNNFLDRNIKTRLLNDIYSIENEQKLDSKACKNIRDIAARTQQPKPRELNFSEIGLFSFPLFLLLVLYQVLKDKDEIQVAEFFKVGNLLDTFEKYKDKFKVDVFLQKLVYYRLILDYYFIRQNADGFPYVLDDYVYDEDAAKDEGLKSAKKKLIQFQSMLFVSSTPVTYYRWLSPALEYIESSERPISPVDFLNKLKQIDNDIDEHKGVPSEDALSYQNIDRYWFWRLDYYLWENREVYFNALEDRTVAENYAFRRNRSIEHIAPQNPIGGSAMKWNSENGRFLHCFGNLAMISSGQNSLLLNKPYEEKQGHVKAFVSGSMAGSVESLKMLKIYQIEKWNVDEIQKHQKEMIDVLKKSYNFRYTT, encoded by the coding sequence ATGAATGAAATCATATCAGAAGGAAAATACACCCCTGCTACAATTGGCAAATGGCTTTTTGAAATACCTCTTTATCAGCGTCTTTTTGAGTGGACTGAAAATGAAATAAGACAGTTGCTCTCAGATTTGTACGATTCTTATTCAAAAGCAAAGGTCGCAAAAGATTTTAATCGCCCATATTATATAGGTATGTTGACGGTATATCAGGGGGAAAAGAAACAACGTTTAGATCTTGTTGATGGACAGCAACGTTTTACTGTAATGACATTGATTTCCGTTGTCCAAGGATGGGAGAATTTCTATTGGTCGCATGAAGACAATAACTTGAGACTTACTTTTTTTGCTCGAGAACCTGATGAAGAATATGTAAAATTTTTATGCAAAAAAGGTGCTGCTCCAAAGGATGGTTATATAAATGCTAAAATGTGCCATGGCATTAAGTGCATTGAAAAATTTTTTTCTGATCTGAAATGTGAAGACAGGCTGGCTTTTGATAAATACATAAAAGAGAATATGACTTTCTTTATAACGCCGCTTCCTCAGAGATATACCTTGGCTGATTTGAATAAATATTTTGAAGCGATGAATTCCGCGGGGCGAGCTCTAGAAAACTATGAAATTTTAAAAGTAAAATTACTGAAGTCAATTGATTCTGATAAAGAACTCTATTCTCGTTTGTGGAATATTGTGGCAGATATGGATGTTCCTCTTGTCAGAAAGATAAAAGAAAGCAAAAAAACGGAAGCAGCTGCAGCTTTTCGTAACCGATATTTTGAAGCGATGTCCTGTGCAAAAAAAATACCAAATAATTTTTTGGATAGAAACATAAAGACAAGATTGCTAAATGATATTTATTCAATAGAAAATGAACAAAAATTAGACAGCAAGGCTTGTAAAAATATTCGAGATATTGCAGCTCGTACACAACAGCCAAAACCAAGAGAATTGAATTTCTCTGAAATAGGATTGTTTTCTTTTCCGTTGTTCTTATTACTTGTTTTGTATCAAGTCTTGAAAGATAAAGATGAAATACAGGTTGCCGAATTCTTTAAAGTTGGCAATTTGTTAGATACTTTTGAAAAATATAAAGACAAATTTAAGGTTGATGTTTTTTTGCAAAAATTGGTCTATTATAGATTGATCTTAGATTATTATTTCATTCGTCAAAATGCAGATGGTTTCCCCTATGTACTTGATGATTATGTGTATGATGAGGATGCTGCAAAAGATGAAGGCTTGAAATCCGCAAAGAAAAAATTAATTCAATTTCAATCAATGCTTTTTGTGTCTTCTACCCCGGTTACGTATTATCGCTGGCTAAGTCCCGCATTGGAGTATATTGAATCTTCTGAGCGTCCTATTAGTCCGGTTGATTTTTTGAATAAACTGAAACAAATTGATAATGATATTGATGAGCATAAAGGAGTCCCAAGTGAAGATGCCTTGTCATATCAAAATATTGACAGATATTGGTTTTGGCGTTTGGATTATTATTTGTGGGAAAATAGAGAAGTTTATTTTAATGCTTTGGAAGATAGAACTGTGGCAGAAAACTATGCTTTTAGGCGAAATCGGTCAATAGAACACATTGCCCCACAGAATCCAATAGGAGGTAGTGCAATGAAATGGAATTCAGAAAATGGAAGGTTCCTTCATTGCTTTGGTAACTTAGCCATGATTTCGTCCGGTCAGAATTCGTTATTGCTAAATAAGCCGTATGAAGAAAAGCAGGGACACGTTAAGGCATTTGTTTCAGGTTCAATGGCAGGTTCCGTAGAAAGTTTAAAGATGCTTAAAATCTATCAAATTGAAAAATGGAATGTTGACGAGATACAAAAGCATCAAAAAGAAATG
- a CDS encoding UPF0489 family protein → MYIYQRSTPRINYDAYEEIFLWKDDNLPIYVMDNHRLALWCWEQEYAKGTYSKIRVIHIDRHWDGNACLNIPPNIKPVGNMSIDEYQDQQNSLGNFKLFLWDNYIDYFKQKHLNLEIKDFSSDNKSVRKWKTIIKYLDNLVVNPDEFLIINLDIDAFFTPNKNPLNKWLDKMSLVLWRVKKCLRQYQSKIVVTIAFSPTCCYGEKILNGLVREMKLIERDLDIDMNLWKCLAPFYK, encoded by the coding sequence ATGTATATATACCAAAGAAGTACTCCGCGCATTAATTATGATGCGTATGAAGAAATTTTTTTATGGAAGGATGATAATCTTCCCATATATGTTATGGATAATCACAGGTTAGCATTGTGGTGCTGGGAACAGGAGTATGCAAAGGGGACTTATTCCAAAATCCGCGTAATTCATATTGATCGCCATTGGGATGGGAATGCTTGTTTAAATATTCCGCCAAATATTAAACCTGTAGGAAATATGAGTATAGATGAATATCAAGATCAGCAAAATAGTCTCGGTAATTTCAAGTTATTTTTATGGGATAATTATATTGACTATTTCAAACAAAAACATCTAAACCTTGAAATTAAAGATTTTAGCAGTGATAATAAATCTGTTCGAAAATGGAAAACTATTATAAAATACTTAGACAACTTGGTTGTTAATCCTGACGAATTTTTAATAATTAATTTAGATATTGATGCTTTTTTTACCCCAAATAAAAACCCTTTGAATAAGTGGCTTGATAAGATGAGCCTCGTATTATGGAGGGTTAAAAAATGCTTGCGACAGTACCAGTCAAAAATTGTTGTGACGATTGCTTTTTCGCCAACATGTTGCTATGGAGAAAAAATTCTAAATGGACTTGTTCGGGAAATGAAATTAATTGAAAGAGATTTGGATATAGATATGAACCTTTGGAAATGCCTCGCTCCGTTTTATAAATAA
- a CDS encoding RNA-binding domain-containing protein — protein MNSENHLVEYKRELSETFERSVIAFLNSTGGHIYIGVNDDGSVYGVKDIDHVQRQVADRILNNIKPNAIGLFEVVTEEKDNKNIVHVAISGGPEKPYYLKKAGMTPEGCFVRVGSSVHGMSEKIILETFASRAKISLAKIPAPRQDLTFSQLKIYYEESKKPLNSQFAKTLELLTPDGKYNYNAYLLADENGVSIKVARYKGTDKYDLIENEEFGYCSVIKAVKSVLMRLQVANITHAQITPMERIEKPLVDPVALREAVINAVVHNDYTKEVPPLFEIFSDRMEITNYGGLVEGLSKEDFFNCCSMPRNRELMRIFHDLDMVEQLGSGMRRILRSYDEKAFSFTDHFMRTSFYFEGLRRLGDRINDRINDRINDRIKLTETESLIYAEIKRNPSITVPLLMHETGYSEPTINRTLKALREKSCIARVGARKNGRWQILK, from the coding sequence ATGAACAGCGAAAATCATCTTGTTGAATACAAGCGAGAACTGTCCGAAACTTTTGAGCGATCTGTAATTGCTTTTCTGAATTCTACAGGCGGACACATCTATATTGGAGTCAATGACGATGGCTCTGTATATGGAGTAAAGGACATAGACCATGTGCAGCGTCAAGTAGCGGATAGGATCTTGAACAATATCAAGCCGAATGCTATCGGACTCTTTGAAGTCGTGACGGAGGAAAAAGACAACAAAAATATCGTTCATGTGGCGATTTCGGGTGGCCCGGAAAAACCGTATTATCTAAAAAAGGCGGGTATGACGCCCGAAGGTTGCTTTGTGCGTGTGGGAAGTTCAGTCCATGGAATGAGCGAAAAGATAATCCTAGAAACTTTTGCTTCTCGCGCAAAGATTTCTCTTGCCAAGATTCCGGCTCCGCGGCAAGACTTGACATTTAGTCAGTTAAAAATCTACTACGAAGAGAGCAAAAAGCCCTTGAACAGTCAGTTTGCCAAGACGCTGGAGTTGCTTACTCCCGACGGAAAATACAATTACAATGCTTATCTCCTTGCTGATGAAAACGGAGTATCCATAAAGGTGGCGCGGTACAAAGGCACGGACAAATATGACCTTATTGAAAATGAGGAATTCGGCTATTGTAGCGTTATTAAGGCTGTAAAATCAGTGCTCATGCGATTGCAGGTGGCGAACATTACGCATGCTCAAATTACACCTATGGAACGTATCGAAAAGCCGCTGGTCGACCCGGTTGCCTTGCGCGAGGCGGTAATCAACGCTGTCGTTCACAATGATTACACGAAAGAGGTCCCGCCCCTGTTTGAGATTTTTTCTGACAGGATGGAAATAACAAACTACGGCGGGTTGGTGGAAGGCCTTTCAAAAGAAGATTTCTTCAACTGCTGTTCTATGCCGCGCAATCGCGAACTTATGCGTATTTTCCATGACTTGGATATGGTCGAACAGCTCGGGAGCGGCATGCGGCGTATTCTGCGTTCCTATGATGAAAAGGCGTTCTCGTTTACGGATCATTTCATGCGGACTTCGTTCTATTTTGAAGGATTGCGGCGGTTGGGTGATAGGATAAATGATAGGATAAATGATAGGATAAACGATAGGATAAAACTTACGGAAACGGAATCGCTGATTTACGCAGAAATAAAGCGGAATCCTTCCATTACAGTTCCCTTACTTATGCATGAAACGGGTTATTCCGAACCGACGATTAATAGGACTTTGAAAGCTCTACGGGAAAAATCGTGTATTGCCCGCGTAGGAGCTCGAAAAAATGGACGGTGGCAAATCTTGAAATAA
- a CDS encoding type I restriction endonuclease subunit R, whose amino-acid sequence MAFKEADLEKVFIDLLVQEGCKYVPGEAIVRGEGEVLIEQDLRDYLHHRYDSEGITENEIRSIVLQLRSLSASALYESNKKFCFWLSDGFMLKRENPKDKDILIELADFRPLGEQRKSGFGVDADEEAMPLAADVAAKYCADCNIVKIVNQFEIVGSEKRIPDAILFVNGLPLVVFEFKSAVREEATVFNAYEQLTVRYRRDIPQLFVYNAFCVISDGVNNRAGSFFAKYDYFYAWRRVEFGDRRIEAEGIESLYSMIQGMFNRKRLLDIFKNFQYFPDSSKKEQKVLCRYPQYYAARSLYENICKARKPHGDGRGGTYFGATGCGKSFTMLFLTRLLMKSLDFKTPTIVLITDRTDLDDQLSGLFTASKKYIGDERVESVESRADLREKLQGRKSGGVFLTTIQKFSEDIELLTDRDNVVCISDEAHRTQTNLDQKITVTDKSVKTSFGFARYLHNSLPNATYVGFTGTPIDATLDVFGPEVDIYTMTESVKDGITVPIVYEGRAAKVVLNNSVLEEIEKYYEEAAESGANEYQIDQSKQDVAQMGVILGDPDRLKAVAKDFVAHYEARVQEKSTVRGKSMFVCYNRKIAYALYKNILELRPEWGVAKICNDAEFAGEATELTDKEKRELKPVEKIKMVMTRSKDDEKELYDLLGDKDARKELDRLFKQERSNFKIAIVVDMWLTGFDVPCLDAIYIDKPIQQHSLIQTISRVNRTFAGKDKGIVVDYIGIKRKMNLALKQYGAGSEQNVEDITAAITEFRNHLDLLDKLMYKFDASTYFNSTGDGAELKKLECLKQAQEFVQTTKEKEARFMGLAKRLKAAYDICVGNEGITQAERDRAHFYFAIRSILHKLTKGNAPDTAQMNARVREMIASALQSEGVEDVLQLSDADADQAKQNIFDDEYLQHINRIKLPNTKIKLLQMLLQKAIGQIRKVNKVKGVNFTQKMQQLVEQYNDRTEQDILKSEVYEEMAETLTDMIVQVRKAFTEGEEKGLSFEETAFYDILKSLCVKYHFTYPEDKLIALSKRVKILVDEQAAYPDWDKRDDIKSALKVDLIILLDEFGYPPVERDEVYGEIFEQAENFKKNL is encoded by the coding sequence ATGGCGTTCAAGGAAGCCGACTTAGAGAAAGTGTTTATTGACCTCTTGGTTCAGGAGGGGTGCAAGTACGTGCCCGGCGAGGCGATTGTCCGCGGCGAGGGCGAGGTCTTGATTGAGCAGGACCTGCGCGACTACTTGCACCATCGTTACGATTCCGAGGGCATTACCGAGAACGAAATCCGCTCGATCGTCTTGCAGTTGCGTTCGCTTTCGGCGAGTGCGCTCTATGAGAGCAACAAGAAGTTCTGTTTCTGGCTTTCGGACGGTTTTATGCTCAAACGCGAGAACCCGAAGGATAAGGACATTCTCATTGAGCTTGCAGATTTTAGGCCGCTGGGTGAACAGAGAAAGTCGGGTTTCGGTGTCGATGCCGATGAAGAGGCGATGCCGCTGGCGGCCGATGTGGCGGCGAAATACTGCGCCGACTGCAATATCGTCAAGATAGTAAACCAGTTTGAAATTGTCGGTTCCGAAAAGCGTATTCCCGACGCAATCCTTTTTGTGAACGGGCTCCCGCTTGTGGTGTTCGAGTTCAAGAGTGCCGTGCGCGAAGAGGCGACGGTTTTCAACGCCTACGAACAGTTGACGGTGCGTTACCGCCGTGATATTCCGCAGTTGTTTGTCTATAACGCCTTCTGCGTGATTAGCGATGGCGTGAACAACAGGGCGGGCAGTTTCTTTGCCAAGTACGATTATTTTTATGCGTGGCGACGCGTGGAATTTGGCGACAGGCGAATCGAGGCCGAGGGCATCGAGAGCCTTTACTCCATGATTCAGGGAATGTTCAATCGCAAACGCCTGTTGGACATTTTCAAGAACTTCCAGTATTTCCCGGACAGCAGCAAGAAAGAGCAGAAGGTTCTGTGCCGTTATCCGCAATATTACGCGGCGCGGTCTTTGTACGAAAACATTTGCAAGGCTCGCAAGCCGCATGGCGACGGCAGGGGCGGCACGTATTTTGGTGCGACGGGTTGCGGCAAGAGCTTTACGATGCTCTTCTTGACGCGGTTGCTCATGAAGTCGTTGGACTTCAAGACGCCGACGATTGTGCTGATTACCGACCGCACCGATTTGGATGATCAGCTTTCGGGATTGTTTACGGCGTCCAAGAAGTATATCGGTGATGAGCGTGTTGAAAGCGTGGAGAGCCGTGCCGACCTGCGTGAAAAGTTGCAGGGCCGCAAGAGTGGCGGTGTGTTCCTCACGACCATCCAGAAGTTCAGCGAAGATATCGAACTGCTGACCGACCGCGATAATGTTGTCTGCATTTCGGACGAAGCGCACCGCACGCAGACGAACCTGGACCAGAAAATTACCGTGACCGATAAGAGCGTCAAGACGAGTTTCGGTTTTGCGCGTTACTTGCACAATTCCTTGCCCAATGCGACTTATGTGGGCTTTACGGGCACGCCGATTGATGCGACGCTCGATGTGTTCGGCCCCGAGGTCGATATTTACACTATGACGGAATCGGTAAAGGACGGCATTACGGTGCCCATCGTTTACGAGGGTCGTGCCGCCAAGGTGGTGTTGAACAATTCTGTTCTCGAAGAGATTGAGAAGTATTACGAAGAAGCTGCAGAATCGGGTGCCAACGAATACCAGATTGACCAGAGCAAGCAGGATGTGGCCCAGATGGGCGTGATTCTCGGCGACCCCGACCGGTTGAAGGCTGTGGCGAAGGATTTCGTGGCGCATTACGAAGCCCGCGTTCAGGAAAAATCGACCGTTCGCGGCAAGTCGATGTTCGTTTGTTATAATCGCAAGATTGCGTATGCATTGTATAAGAATATTTTGGAACTGCGCCCGGAATGGGGCGTGGCGAAAATCTGCAACGATGCGGAATTTGCGGGCGAGGCGACCGAACTTACCGACAAGGAAAAGCGGGAACTGAAGCCGGTTGAAAAAATCAAGATGGTCATGACCCGCAGCAAGGACGACGAAAAGGAACTTTACGACTTGCTCGGCGACAAGGACGCCCGCAAGGAACTGGACCGTCTTTTCAAACAGGAACGCTCCAACTTCAAGATTGCGATTGTCGTGGATATGTGGCTCACGGGTTTTGACGTTCCGTGCCTCGATGCCATTTACATCGACAAGCCGATACAGCAGCATTCCCTGATTCAGACGATTTCCCGCGTGAACAGGACGTTTGCGGGCAAGGACAAGGGAATTGTCGTTGATTACATCGGCATCAAGCGCAAGATGAACCTGGCGTTAAAGCAGTACGGAGCCGGTTCCGAGCAGAACGTGGAAGACATTACCGCTGCGATTACGGAATTCCGCAATCATCTGGATTTGCTTGACAAACTGATGTACAAGTTCGATGCGTCGACGTATTTCAATAGCACAGGCGACGGAGCGGAACTGAAGAAACTGGAATGCCTCAAGCAAGCGCAGGAATTCGTGCAGACCACGAAGGAAAAGGAAGCCCGCTTTATGGGCCTCGCGAAACGCCTGAAGGCCGCATACGACATTTGCGTCGGCAACGAGGGAATTACGCAGGCCGAGCGCGACCGTGCGCATTTCTACTTCGCAATTCGCTCCATTTTGCATAAACTCACCAAGGGCAATGCGCCCGATACCGCGCAGATGAACGCCCGCGTCCGCGAGATGATTGCCTCGGCACTCCAGAGCGAAGGCGTGGAAGACGTTCTGCAGTTGAGCGATGCCGATGCCGACCAGGCAAAGCAGAACATCTTTGACGACGAATACCTGCAGCACATCAACCGCATCAAGCTGCCGAACACGAAAATCAAGTTGCTGCAAATGCTCCTGCAAAAAGCCATCGGGCAAATCCGCAAGGTGAACAAAGTCAAGGGCGTCAACTTCACGCAGAAAATGCAACAGCTCGTGGAACAATACAACGACCGCACCGAACAAGACATCTTGAAAAGCGAAGTCTATGAAGAAATGGCCGAAACCTTGACCGACATGATTGTCCAAGTCCGCAAGGCGTTTACCGAAGGCGAAGAAAAAGGCCTCAGCTTCGAAGAAACCGCGTTCTATGACATTCTAAAATCGCTCTGCGTCAAGTACCACTTCACCTATCCCGAAGACAAACTAATTGCTCTTTCAAAACGCGTCAAGATTCTCGTTGACGAACAAGCCGCATACCCCGATTGGGACAAGCGCGACGACATTAAATCCGCACTGAAAGTGGACCTGATAATCCTTCTCGATGAATTCGGCTACCCGCCCGTAGAACGCGACGAAGTCTATGGGGAGATATTTGAACAGGCTGAGAATTTTAAGAAGAATTTGTAA
- a CDS encoding phospholipase D family protein: MSSTLEFASTKKIHVEDGCGVIDMPSIEKILADNQLNKCLIVSAYTDVDWIENLLNILGKKTSKKTLVQLYLDRGASKYRLVKEDLDDLAHRIEKSFSKNSGIYLVSCDGLFHSKMIYSESLTNIRVVVGSINFTKRAFDDNEEIALVENYYKPKIERPRHRRKRKKTREYRPAIIAPMLQYIQNLERVSIRIPHKFDSKYRTLRNRLLDGYLFKRVNEVDPFVFQLNFPKDFLKRLSKKNDNNDENADLLNIYLKDLKENSISIKKILGENEELEQRLTKQERSKIKSYSLESSYGFWVPREYYETIMKSCEQSKKSKEAKLDNSINSLNKTIQIEKGFEAFKNAIIEKVKPVDKKFLNPSDKKIIDRLQTSWQKWFKKLRKKFCIPYDNATYSELEKEACKKLKSKLSSNLYGYPMPNLWDDVDAAEEFESSILNSIEYLLHRVGKKTTLIKDLIGKNICVTEEDIKEILVKHEFKLPAANNTKK; encoded by the coding sequence ATGTCATCTACATTAGAATTTGCATCTACAAAAAAGATTCATGTTGAGGATGGATGCGGCGTAATTGACATGCCGTCCATAGAGAAAATTCTAGCCGATAATCAGTTGAATAAGTGCTTGATTGTTTCGGCTTATACAGATGTAGATTGGATTGAAAATTTACTAAACATATTGGGCAAGAAAACATCGAAAAAAACATTAGTGCAGCTTTATTTAGATAGGGGCGCGAGTAAATATCGTCTGGTGAAAGAAGATTTAGACGATTTAGCTCACCGAATAGAAAAATCGTTTTCGAAAAATAGCGGAATATATCTTGTTTCTTGTGATGGCTTATTCCACTCAAAAATGATTTATTCCGAATCTCTTACAAATATAAGAGTTGTTGTTGGCTCGATTAATTTTACTAAACGAGCATTTGATGATAATGAGGAAATTGCACTTGTTGAAAATTATTATAAGCCCAAAATAGAACGACCGCGACATCGCCGAAAAAGGAAGAAAACGCGAGAGTATCGTCCAGCTATTATTGCTCCAATGTTGCAATATATTCAGAACTTGGAACGTGTATCAATTCGAATTCCGCATAAATTTGATAGCAAGTACAGAACATTGCGAAATAGATTGCTTGATGGTTACCTTTTCAAGAGAGTAAACGAAGTTGATCCTTTTGTTTTTCAATTAAACTTTCCAAAAGATTTTTTGAAAAGGCTTTCAAAGAAAAATGATAATAACGATGAAAATGCAGATTTACTGAATATCTATTTGAAAGATTTAAAAGAAAATTCCATATCAATAAAAAAGATATTAGGCGAAAATGAAGAACTTGAACAGCGTCTGACAAAGCAGGAACGATCAAAAATAAAAAGCTATTCTTTGGAATCCTCTTATGGTTTTTGGGTCCCGCGGGAATATTATGAAACAATAATGAAGTCATGTGAACAGTCAAAAAAGAGTAAGGAAGCGAAATTAGACAATTCAATCAACTCTCTAAATAAAACTATTCAAATTGAAAAAGGATTTGAAGCTTTTAAAAACGCGATAATTGAAAAAGTGAAGCCCGTTGATAAAAAGTTCTTAAACCCTTCTGATAAAAAGATAATTGATCGGTTGCAAACTTCTTGGCAAAAATGGTTTAAAAAACTGAGGAAAAAATTTTGCATTCCGTATGATAATGCAACGTACAGTGAATTGGAAAAGGAAGCATGCAAAAAATTGAAGAGTAAACTTTCTTCAAATTTGTATGGATATCCAATGCCCAATCTATGGGATGATGTTGATGCTGCTGAAGAATTTGAATCATCTATCTTAAATTCCATAGAATATTTATTGCATCGTGTTGGGAAAAAAACGACATTAATAAAAGATTTAATAGGCAAAAATATCTGTGTTACAGAAGAGGATATAAAGGAAATTCTTGTTAAACATGAATTCAAATTGCCTGCCGCGAATAATACAAAGAAATGA
- a CDS encoding DUF262 domain-containing protein: MSSEVKLQTCSLDELFGNEEFPLCIPDYQRTYCWREKNVYKLLDDIWSVNADYHMGSIILQNKEGKLNIIDGQQRLVTLTLILNELGDTEKLPLLDEKIESEEAEEYIAYNKHLVARYINRIKNFADLKIEKAAKIRKNLKFAVLVLEDESLDLAYTFFSSQNSKGVKLTSYELLKSHHLHFIPNEKWAIHMAKRWDSILLDKTSDERIDITMGKYLFHMRKWLYQNDWDDNENLKVKEEFESALTIPEVPPFGEKFVFNEPIQGGTHFFAYTDFFINKCREFHQTDTYKSVHKIDGETHVFFRDVMEALLFAYYLKFGDSYMAEAFICISKIVSQYRYESERVDTLVIRKSSRNSKLMLLIDQASSPTFFLAAARDIYNKMELLEKDRAPIMERYTKQLEHSINEVKGNVFSSTFKEDLNE, encoded by the coding sequence ATGTCATCTGAAGTAAAACTGCAAACGTGCTCATTAGACGAATTATTTGGTAATGAAGAATTTCCTCTTTGCATCCCAGATTACCAAAGAACTTATTGCTGGCGTGAAAAAAATGTTTATAAACTTCTGGATGATATTTGGAGTGTGAATGCCGATTATCATATGGGAAGCATCATCCTTCAAAATAAAGAAGGCAAGCTGAACATTATTGATGGCCAACAGCGACTTGTTACGTTAACATTAATTCTTAACGAGCTAGGTGATACTGAAAAATTGCCATTGCTTGATGAAAAAATAGAATCCGAAGAAGCAGAAGAATATATTGCTTATAACAAACATCTTGTCGCTCGCTATATAAATAGGATAAAGAATTTTGCAGATTTAAAAATTGAAAAGGCTGCGAAAATCCGGAAAAATTTAAAATTCGCTGTTCTAGTTTTGGAAGATGAGTCCCTTGATTTGGCGTACACATTTTTCTCTAGCCAAAATTCAAAAGGCGTGAAATTAACAAGTTATGAATTGTTAAAGTCTCACCATCTTCATTTCATTCCCAATGAAAAATGGGCTATTCATATGGCAAAACGTTGGGATTCCATATTGCTTGATAAAACTAGTGATGAGAGAATAGATATTACCATGGGAAAGTATTTGTTTCACATGCGTAAATGGCTCTATCAAAATGATTGGGATGATAATGAAAATTTGAAAGTTAAGGAAGAATTTGAGTCTGCTTTAACAATCCCCGAGGTTCCTCCATTTGGCGAAAAATTTGTTTTTAATGAACCAATACAGGGCGGGACTCATTTTTTTGCTTATACAGATTTTTTTATAAATAAATGTCGAGAATTTCATCAAACGGATACATACAAGAGTGTTCATAAAATTGATGGCGAAACACATGTATTTTTTAGGGATGTGATGGAAGCTCTCTTATTTGCGTATTATTTAAAGTTTGGAGACTCTTATATGGCAGAAGCGTTTATCTGTATCTCCAAAATTGTGTCGCAATATCGTTATGAGAGTGAACGTGTTGATACCCTTGTAATCCGTAAATCATCAAGAAACTCAAAACTTATGTTGCTTATCGATCAGGCTAGTTCGCCGACTTTTTTCTTGGCTGCGGCAAGGGATATTTATAATAAAATGGAATTGTTGGAAAAGGATAGAGCTCCCATTATGGAACGTTACACAAAACAGCTTGAACATTCAATAAATGAAGTAAAAGGGAATGTTTTTTCTTCGACCTTTAAGGAGGACTTAAATGAATGA
- a CDS encoding GIY-YIG nuclease family protein, protein MEQKEKTGFIYVLTNESFHKANWIKIGYAEDVDKRVKDLSGTSVPLPYKVYCTYEIPRINGAKDPDKLVHNLIQLLNPRLRISSNREFFEIDPWDAYDMLSAIAQMHGRSDKLKFYGVNEPDKPELIDEEYSVESLFPPKTEIAQLYNKISKAIISLDNAIKAKPLQRYVAFKKGEGKHCNIVCLWPKSGWIEVVLSVKLGSIKDESGLVYDISNRQWPSAQYAFRFNEDTDIEIVKNIVKQICALKKK, encoded by the coding sequence ATGGAACAGAAAGAAAAAACGGGCTTTATTTATGTCCTTACCAATGAAAGTTTCCACAAGGCAAACTGGATAAAGATTGGATACGCTGAGGATGTCGACAAACGAGTCAAAGACCTTTCCGGCACATCTGTTCCTCTTCCTTATAAGGTGTATTGCACCTACGAGATTCCAAGAATAAATGGCGCAAAAGATCCTGATAAGTTAGTTCATAATCTCATTCAGTTGCTTAATCCCAGGTTAAGGATTTCTTCAAACAGGGAATTTTTTGAAATAGACCCTTGGGACGCCTATGATATGCTTTCTGCTATAGCCCAAATGCATGGCAGAAGTGATAAACTAAAGTTTTATGGTGTAAATGAACCTGATAAACCTGAACTCATCGATGAAGAATATTCTGTTGAATCTTTGTTTCCGCCAAAAACAGAGATTGCTCAGTTATACAATAAAATAAGTAAAGCGATTATTTCTCTTGATAATGCAATTAAGGCGAAACCTTTGCAAAGGTATGTTGCATTTAAAAAGGGCGAAGGAAAACACTGCAATATCGTTTGTCTTTGGCCAAAAAGTGGCTGGATTGAAGTTGTTTTGAGTGTTAAATTGGGCTCTATCAAAGACGAGTCTGGGCTTGTATATGACATATCTAATAGACAATGGCCTTCTGCGCAATACGCGTTTCGGTTCAACGAAGATACCGATATTGAGATTGTAAAGAATATTGTTAAGCAAATTTGTGCATTGAAGAAGAAATAA